The following coding sequences are from one Methanosarcina sp. WWM596 window:
- a CDS encoding YqaA family protein — protein sequence MLETLSAFIVDYGYLHLFVLSFLASTVLPFGSEALVIALIYKGFGPLTVVMVATTGNFFGACTTYYLGLKGRHVLERYLSPSPEKLEKSERLFSKYGIYTLLFTWVPGIGDVITMVAGLMQLPFRSFSILVFLGKFARYLVLAYSVVFFNGRF from the coding sequence ATGCTTGAAACCCTGAGTGCCTTTATTGTTGACTACGGTTACCTTCATCTTTTCGTCCTGAGTTTTCTGGCTTCTACAGTATTGCCTTTCGGGTCGGAAGCTCTGGTAATCGCCCTCATTTACAAGGGGTTTGGCCCTCTTACCGTAGTCATGGTCGCCACCACCGGTAACTTTTTCGGGGCATGTACCACCTACTACCTGGGTTTAAAAGGGCGACATGTACTTGAAAGGTATCTCTCTCCTTCTCCTGAAAAGCTCGAGAAAAGTGAAAGGCTTTTTAGCAAATATGGAATCTATACCCTTCTTTTCACCTGGGTGCCGGGTATAGGGGATGTGATTACCATGGTTGCAGGGCTTATGCAGCTTCCTTTCAGATCTTTTTCAATCCTGGTCTTTCTGGGGAAATTCGCACGTTATTTAGTACTTGCTTATTCAGTAGTGTTTTTTAATGGCAGATTTTGA
- a CDS encoding queuosine precursor transporter has product MDIINEVYGEQRTHISILISFATQVLFVLFIGIVTSLSPAPFFELEDVWKSLFRLSVRITITSWVSFMVCSTFDARFFASLKKHFSEKGKKLQARYSGKSLHLSLFKCK; this is encoded by the coding sequence GTGGATATAATCAATGAGGTCTATGGGGAGCAGAGAACGCATATCTCCATTCTCATCTCTTTTGCTACCCAGGTATTGTTCGTACTCTTTATAGGTATAGTTACAAGTCTCAGCCCTGCCCCCTTCTTTGAGCTGGAAGATGTCTGGAAGAGCCTCTTTAGGCTGAGCGTCAGAATTACAATCACAAGCTGGGTTTCTTTTATGGTCTGTTCGACCTTTGACGCCCGGTTCTTTGCATCCCTTAAAAAGCACTTCTCTGAAAAAGGAAAAAAACTTCAAGCACGATATTCTGGAAAATCCTTACATCTGTCTCTGTTCAAGTGCAAGTGA
- a CDS encoding energy-coupling factor ABC transporter ATP-binding protein — MIILETRGLKYTYPDGTAAVQGINIEIKKGKKIAFVGQNGSGKSTLFLLLNGTLKPDEGEIFFHGAPFKYDSKSLREIRKSIGIVFQNADDQIFAPTVYQDVAFGPANLGYSKERVGACVQQALEQVGLSTLKDKPPHHLSGGQKKRVAIAGVMAMEPEVIILDEPLSNLDPVGADEIMDLLNEFNQFGSTIIISTHDVDLAYRWSDYVYLISNSKLIGQGTPVEVFKDQELLKKTGLRQPTTLEIYHEIERRGLAYGKNSPKSIPDLVNTLKPLDLMWVDVPPGVREGDNLNLGVMYGEYATQSPYEAINATVLHIHPDGRAIVELKRKGIKAGGVLIYDTDSYSLPEVRQILKDGEIAFVGAMGKKSKNLAEQDGIHLDVTSGVIDKSILMALCGKRCLILTTGGMIDHALKRTREYVEKSGIEFTVGVVNREGGCKWTEETDSDPEAFKV, encoded by the coding sequence ATGATCATTCTTGAGACCAGGGGCCTTAAATACACCTACCCGGACGGAACTGCAGCTGTCCAGGGTATAAATATCGAGATCAAAAAAGGAAAAAAGATTGCCTTTGTAGGGCAAAACGGCTCCGGAAAATCCACGCTTTTTCTGCTCCTGAATGGGACCTTAAAGCCAGATGAAGGGGAGATCTTCTTCCATGGAGCCCCTTTTAAGTACGATTCAAAGTCTCTCCGGGAAATCCGAAAATCCATAGGAATAGTTTTTCAAAATGCTGATGACCAGATCTTTGCCCCTACAGTGTATCAGGACGTAGCTTTTGGGCCGGCAAACCTGGGATATTCAAAAGAAAGAGTTGGTGCCTGCGTACAGCAAGCCCTTGAACAGGTAGGACTTTCCACCTTGAAGGACAAGCCTCCCCACCATCTCAGCGGAGGGCAGAAAAAGAGGGTTGCAATTGCAGGGGTGATGGCGATGGAACCCGAGGTAATCATTCTGGACGAGCCCCTCTCAAACCTTGATCCGGTGGGTGCGGACGAAATAATGGATCTGCTCAACGAATTTAACCAATTTGGGAGTACGATCATCATTTCCACTCATGATGTGGACCTGGCTTACCGCTGGTCTGACTATGTGTACCTCATATCAAACAGCAAACTTATAGGACAGGGGACGCCTGTGGAGGTCTTCAAAGATCAGGAGCTTCTTAAAAAAACAGGGCTACGCCAACCTACTACCCTTGAAATATATCATGAAATTGAGAGAAGAGGGCTTGCATACGGCAAAAACTCCCCTAAAAGCATACCTGACCTTGTCAACACTTTAAAGCCTCTTGATCTTATGTGGGTTGATGTCCCTCCCGGAGTCCGGGAAGGTGACAACTTGAATCTCGGAGTTATGTATGGGGAATATGCGACTCAGTCTCCTTATGAAGCTATTAATGCCACGGTTCTGCACATCCATCCTGACGGCAGGGCTATTGTTGAGCTGAAGCGCAAAGGAATCAAAGCTGGCGGGGTTCTGATTTACGATACTGACAGCTATTCCCTGCCAGAAGTCAGGCAGATCCTGAAAGATGGAGAAATTGCCTTCGTGGGGGCAATGGGCAAGAAAAGCAAGAATCTTGCCGAACAGGATGGAATTCACCTGGACGTTACCTCAGGTGTTATAGATAAGTCGATCCTGATGGCACTCTGTGGAAAACGCTGCCTTATCCTAACTACAGGCGGAATGATAGATCATGCTCTGAAAAGAACCAGGGAGTATGTAGAAAAAAGTGGGATAGAGTTTACTGTAGGCGTTGTTAACAGGGAAGGCGGATGTAAGTGGACTGAAGAAACGGATAGTGACCCTGAGGCCTTTAAGGTCTGA
- a CDS encoding phosphoglycolate phosphatase has translation MKFKAIVVDIDGTITCENRELHLGAVKKIRSLKVPVVLATGNTLCYARTTSKLLGLDGAVIAENGGAITVRYDLNGTFEESLEECEKAFSFLSEHFKLTKLDPFYRKTEIALRRDFDLEKARSLLKTQKFDVEMVDTKYAVHIKSTRVNKGSGLRKIAGMMGLAASDFVAIGDSANDVELFEAAGFGIAVANGDKQIKEGADYVTETSFGEGAVEAFEYLESKGWI, from the coding sequence ATGAAATTCAAAGCTATTGTCGTTGACATTGACGGGACAATTACCTGCGAAAACAGGGAACTCCATCTGGGAGCCGTCAAAAAAATCCGTTCCCTTAAAGTTCCGGTAGTCCTTGCCACAGGCAACACTCTATGTTATGCAAGGACAACATCAAAGCTTCTCGGCCTGGACGGAGCTGTGATCGCCGAAAACGGAGGCGCTATTACTGTCCGCTATGATTTGAATGGCACTTTTGAAGAAAGCCTGGAAGAATGTGAAAAAGCCTTCTCTTTCCTATCCGAACATTTCAAGCTCACCAAACTCGATCCCTTCTACCGAAAAACCGAGATTGCCCTCCGGCGGGACTTTGACCTTGAAAAAGCCAGATCTCTTCTGAAAACTCAAAAATTTGATGTCGAAATGGTTGATACCAAGTATGCAGTCCACATCAAAAGTACCCGAGTCAACAAAGGCTCAGGCCTCCGAAAGATTGCAGGAATGATGGGGCTTGCGGCTTCGGACTTTGTGGCAATAGGGGATTCTGCAAATGATGTTGAGCTGTTTGAGGCTGCAGGTTTCGGGATTGCTGTTGCAAACGGCGATAAGCAAATTAAGGAAGGTGCAGATTATGTAACTGAAACCTCTTTTGGGGAAGGAGCAGTAGAAGCCTTCGAGTATCTGGAATCGAAAGGCTGGATATAA
- a CDS encoding energy-coupling factor ABC transporter substrate-binding protein, translating to MSRILEIIVLAILLIFTVQFVYMSSTTDAEYGGADGEAENVINEITGGTYEPIAEPFWEPPSGEIESLLFGLQAAIGAGVIGYFLGYYNAKKNYENELGYKGKNKPNSDRQSQ from the coding sequence ATGAGCAGAATACTAGAAATTATTGTACTTGCAATTCTTCTGATCTTTACAGTGCAATTCGTTTATATGTCATCTACAACGGATGCCGAATACGGAGGAGCTGACGGAGAAGCTGAAAACGTGATAAATGAAATCACCGGGGGAACCTACGAACCAATTGCAGAACCTTTCTGGGAGCCTCCAAGCGGGGAAATAGAAAGCCTTCTCTTTGGCCTTCAGGCAGCCATCGGTGCAGGGGTAATCGGTTACTTCCTTGGCTATTATAATGCTAAAAAAAACTATGAAAACGAGCTTGGATACAAAGGAAAGAATAAGCCTAATAGCGACAGGCAGTCTCAATAA
- a CDS encoding phosphopantetheine adenylyltransferase — translation MPKVALGGTFQYLHDGHASLIEKAFEIAGNGKVYIGLTSDEMLQKNHNVENYENRSVRLLEYIKYMGVAKEKYEVTRLNDPYGPTLEEDFDYIIVSPETYPVALKINCIREKKGKKPLEIVYVEYVMAEDGTPISSTRIAKGEIDRHGRLKKES, via the coding sequence ATGCCAAAGGTCGCCTTAGGCGGTACGTTTCAGTATCTTCATGACGGACACGCCAGTTTAATTGAAAAAGCATTTGAGATAGCAGGGAACGGAAAAGTCTACATAGGGCTTACTTCTGACGAAATGTTGCAAAAAAACCACAATGTTGAAAATTATGAAAACAGGAGTGTCCGGCTGCTTGAGTATATTAAATATATGGGAGTTGCGAAAGAAAAATATGAAGTTACCAGATTGAACGATCCCTACGGCCCGACTCTGGAAGAAGACTTCGACTATATTATAGTCTCTCCTGAGACCTATCCGGTTGCCCTGAAAATTAACTGCATCAGAGAAAAAAAAGGGAAAAAACCTCTTGAAATTGTGTACGTTGAATATGTGATGGCTGAAGACGGGACTCCGATTTCGTCCACAAGGATTGCAAAAGGAGAAATTGACAGGCATGGAAGGCTGAAAAAAGAGTCATAG
- a CDS encoding S-layer protein domain-containing protein translates to MGTKKYIIILCLFLALGLLCETAVAEVSDSTGNRIWDENSNQSLTYTWTPQTYSGFYYDLDTGEGSENMTVQLTAGSRSIQKNGLQYETRPVETEFEFGDWGSYQVIGFMAERYFAGYTKNSSFVKDEISVISEGQLSKILIDNDDKKSLYTGSSLILEEGYSLNIVEVDVSGDTVWVQLEKDGNVIDDGFLSSDTDYVYETELGGVDKVPLIAVHLAQIFSGTETNAVFVEGIFQISDEYVQIENGDRFGKMEISSTSSSGITMKNRDSITLSKGNTIEIMGILSFIVADASELRFAPIVETSKPGNYELRGTVHDEVFDTTVWTPFNFEGFYYNIDENVSTESLTLTKEISGRSVDNEVLVYSTSPALVKFEHEGWGSYEVVGFMAEKYFAGYPDNTLGNSKSVSVLSDSILAKVLIDDDNKKSMFTGSSITLENGYSLKASEVDVSGEKVIFELYKDGKLVDSEIISQNGDYIYEADIGKAEGVPMIAVHINTVFRSQETDAVFIEGVFQISDDYIELSQGDSFGRMEINTISSSGIKMKNDDSISLSKGNTIDLMGNVKLRVADSSVLRFYPYVEIETAAQDQLEIETSDVLVVGQAAEILVTARSVSVSDVEILLEGKSIGTTGDDGTLMYTPGQEGSLTLSAKKAGYISGTKDVDIVGAGVLKLLLSISPETIREGDQINIKVTDSVEKKPVSGVDVYFGGQKVEGQTGTDGSVSYWITAPGTYTVNATKTGYEEGKTVIEVSEDKANFKFSDFSIEPASVEGGDAVAIKVNVANTGNIAGETEVELLINGESVDSKTVSLEAGTSTVVEFSHAEKEAGAYTVEVGDLSGSYEVTKSAPFFSGIATFGILATAFVLLRKRRN, encoded by the coding sequence TTGGGGACTAAAAAATATATAATAATTCTATGTCTATTTCTGGCGCTCGGATTGCTGTGTGAAACTGCAGTCGCAGAGGTTTCAGATTCAACAGGCAACCGCATCTGGGATGAAAACTCAAACCAGAGTCTTACTTATACCTGGACTCCTCAAACGTACTCGGGCTTTTACTATGACCTTGATACAGGAGAAGGCTCCGAGAATATGACGGTCCAGCTTACCGCTGGCAGCCGGAGTATCCAGAAAAACGGATTGCAGTATGAGACAAGACCCGTTGAAACGGAATTCGAATTTGGGGACTGGGGCTCCTATCAGGTTATAGGGTTTATGGCAGAGCGGTATTTTGCGGGATATACAAAAAATTCCAGCTTTGTAAAGGACGAAATCAGTGTTATTTCGGAAGGACAGCTTTCAAAGATATTGATAGATAACGATGACAAAAAATCCCTGTACACGGGCTCTTCCCTCATACTTGAAGAAGGTTATTCCCTGAACATTGTGGAAGTAGACGTAAGTGGGGATACAGTCTGGGTACAGCTCGAAAAAGATGGAAATGTGATAGATGACGGCTTCCTCTCTTCCGACACTGACTATGTTTATGAAACCGAGCTTGGAGGCGTGGATAAGGTACCCCTTATTGCAGTCCATTTAGCTCAAATCTTCAGTGGTACAGAAACCAATGCGGTTTTTGTTGAAGGTATTTTCCAGATTTCGGATGAATATGTCCAGATAGAGAATGGGGACAGATTCGGGAAAATGGAAATAAGTTCCACTTCAAGTTCCGGAATCACAATGAAAAACCGTGATTCTATCACTCTCAGCAAGGGAAATACCATCGAAATAATGGGAATACTCAGCTTCATTGTGGCTGATGCCAGCGAACTCCGCTTTGCCCCCATAGTTGAGACTTCCAAGCCCGGAAACTATGAACTGAGGGGAACGGTCCACGATGAAGTGTTTGATACAACTGTCTGGACCCCTTTCAACTTTGAAGGATTCTATTACAACATCGATGAAAATGTGTCCACCGAAAGCCTGACTCTCACAAAAGAAATCAGTGGAAGATCAGTTGATAACGAGGTGCTTGTTTATTCCACCAGCCCCGCTCTTGTGAAATTTGAGCACGAAGGCTGGGGAAGCTATGAGGTTGTCGGGTTCATGGCTGAGAAGTATTTTGCAGGCTATCCTGATAATACCCTTGGAAATTCTAAGAGCGTGAGTGTGCTTTCGGACAGTATCCTGGCAAAAGTCCTGATTGATGACGATAACAAAAAGTCGATGTTTACGGGCTCTTCAATAACTCTCGAGAACGGCTACTCCCTCAAAGCTTCAGAAGTCGACGTTAGCGGAGAAAAAGTTATCTTTGAGCTTTATAAAGATGGGAAACTGGTGGATTCGGAAATCATTTCCCAGAACGGCGACTACATCTACGAGGCCGACATCGGAAAGGCTGAAGGAGTCCCGATGATCGCAGTCCACATAAACACTGTCTTCAGATCTCAGGAAACAGATGCTGTGTTTATAGAAGGGGTTTTCCAGATCTCCGACGATTACATTGAGCTCTCTCAGGGAGATTCTTTCGGCAGGATGGAGATAAATACGATTTCTAGCTCAGGAATAAAAATGAAGAATGATGACTCTATTTCCCTTTCAAAGGGCAATACCATTGACCTGATGGGCAACGTCAAGTTAAGGGTTGCTGACTCCTCGGTCTTGCGCTTCTATCCCTATGTTGAAATTGAGACTGCTGCTCAGGATCAGCTGGAAATAGAAACCTCCGATGTCCTTGTGGTCGGGCAGGCAGCAGAAATCCTGGTCACGGCAAGAAGCGTTTCAGTCAGCGATGTTGAAATCCTCCTTGAAGGTAAGAGCATCGGGACCACGGGAGATGACGGAACTCTTATGTACACCCCCGGGCAGGAAGGTAGTTTAACACTATCTGCAAAAAAGGCAGGGTATATTTCCGGCACTAAGGACGTGGACATTGTAGGAGCAGGGGTCCTGAAGCTGTTGCTTTCAATCTCTCCGGAAACCATCAGGGAAGGAGACCAGATTAATATAAAGGTTACCGACTCTGTAGAAAAGAAACCTGTCTCTGGAGTGGATGTCTACTTCGGCGGACAGAAGGTTGAAGGACAGACGGGTACAGACGGAAGTGTCTCTTACTGGATAACTGCTCCGGGTACATATACTGTAAATGCTACAAAGACAGGTTATGAGGAAGGAAAAACAGTTATTGAGGTTTCTGAAGACAAAGCCAATTTTAAATTTTCGGACTTTTCAATCGAGCCTGCTTCTGTTGAGGGCGGAGACGCAGTTGCAATCAAGGTGAACGTTGCAAACACCGGTAATATTGCAGGAGAAACCGAAGTGGAACTGCTGATCAACGGCGAATCCGTAGATTCCAAAACCGTGAGCCTGGAAGCTGGCACAAGTACAGTGGTTGAATTCTCCCATGCTGAGAAAGAAGCAGGGGCATATACGGTTGAGGTAGGGGATCTGAGCGGAAGCTATGAAGTAACGAAGTCAGCTCCTTTCTTCAGCGGAATTGCAACTTTCGGAATACTCGCCACGGCATTCGTACTGCTCAGGAAAAGAAGAAATTGA
- a CDS encoding energy-coupling factor ABC transporter permease: protein MHIMEGFLPSPWWQAWFAVSIPVIMYGIYKMNRLVKEKREILPLLAVAGAFIFVLSSLKLPSVTGSCSHPTGTGIAAIIFGPAISAVLGTIVLLYQALFLAHGGLTTLGANVFSMGIVGPVVAYLVYKAGMKANLNFYAVVFLATALGDWATYVTTSVELALAYPAGGVLTFAGVMSSFSKFAVVFAVTQVPLAIMEGAVSALLFKYVVNVKSDILIEMKVIESAVVKKLRGIPA from the coding sequence ATGCATATAATGGAAGGTTTTTTACCGAGTCCCTGGTGGCAAGCCTGGTTTGCAGTGTCAATTCCAGTGATAATGTACGGCATCTACAAAATGAATCGGTTGGTCAAAGAAAAACGCGAAATATTGCCTCTCCTTGCTGTCGCAGGTGCATTTATTTTCGTGCTATCTTCCCTTAAACTGCCTTCGGTAACCGGAAGCTGTTCCCACCCCACAGGAACCGGGATCGCGGCAATTATATTCGGTCCGGCAATCTCTGCAGTCCTCGGAACCATTGTGCTTCTTTACCAGGCACTTTTCCTTGCTCACGGAGGACTTACAACCCTTGGAGCAAATGTCTTTTCCATGGGCATAGTTGGCCCTGTAGTGGCATATCTAGTCTATAAGGCAGGAATGAAAGCAAATCTTAATTTCTATGCTGTGGTGTTCCTTGCTACGGCTTTGGGGGACTGGGCAACTTATGTAACCACCTCAGTGGAACTTGCTCTTGCTTATCCTGCAGGAGGAGTACTCACCTTTGCAGGTGTTATGAGTTCATTCAGCAAATTTGCTGTTGTCTTTGCAGTTACTCAGGTGCCTCTCGCAATCATGGAAGGCGCTGTCAGTGCTTTGCTCTTCAAGTATGTGGTCAACGTCAAGAGTGATATCCTGATTGAAATGAAAGTTATTGAATCTGCGGTCGTGAAAAAACTGAGAGGGATTCCCGCATGA
- the radA gene encoding DNA repair and recombination protein RadA, with protein sequence MSEIALEDLPGVGPATAEKLKEAGFNTIEAVAVASPSELATTAEIGESTAAKIINAARQAADIGGFETGDIVLERRKLVGKLTTGCTEFDEMMGGGIETQAITELYGEFGSGKTQVAHQLAVNVQMDKEYGGLSGSVIIIDTENTFRPERITQMVKGLSEKYGMELNPEEFLQNIHVARAYNSNHQILLVDSATDLANELKEMGKPVRLMIVDSLMAHFRAEYVGRGTLADRQQKLNKHMHGLLRFGDLFNACVVVTNQVMAKPDAFFGDPTKPVGGHIVGHTATFRLYLRKSKGEKRIIRLVDSPNLPEGEAVVAVTTAGLTDQ encoded by the coding sequence ATGAGCGAAATAGCACTTGAAGATCTGCCAGGAGTTGGCCCTGCAACTGCAGAAAAACTCAAAGAAGCCGGATTTAACACTATTGAAGCAGTGGCCGTAGCCTCTCCTTCTGAACTTGCAACTACAGCCGAAATAGGGGAATCGACTGCCGCAAAAATCATCAATGCTGCAAGGCAGGCTGCTGATATCGGGGGATTTGAAACCGGAGATATTGTGCTTGAAAGAAGGAAGCTGGTAGGCAAGCTGACTACCGGTTGTACGGAATTTGACGAAATGATGGGAGGGGGCATAGAGACCCAGGCTATTACCGAACTGTACGGAGAATTCGGTTCCGGGAAGACCCAGGTGGCTCACCAGCTCGCAGTGAATGTCCAGATGGACAAAGAGTATGGAGGTCTCAGCGGGTCCGTCATTATAATCGACACTGAAAATACCTTCAGGCCGGAAAGGATCACCCAGATGGTAAAGGGGCTTTCCGAGAAGTACGGAATGGAACTTAATCCTGAAGAATTCCTTCAGAACATTCATGTTGCACGGGCATACAATTCCAATCACCAGATCCTTCTTGTAGACTCTGCAACAGACCTGGCAAACGAGCTCAAAGAAATGGGAAAACCCGTTCGCCTCATGATCGTTGACTCTCTTATGGCTCACTTCAGAGCTGAATATGTAGGAAGGGGAACCCTTGCAGACAGGCAGCAGAAGCTAAACAAGCATATGCACGGCCTACTCCGCTTCGGAGACTTGTTCAATGCCTGCGTGGTTGTTACAAATCAGGTTATGGCAAAACCCGACGCATTCTTTGGTGATCCCACAAAGCCTGTCGGAGGACATATTGTGGGACACACAGCAACCTTCAGACTCTACCTGCGGAAATCCAAAGGAGAAAAGAGAATTATCCGCCTGGTAGACTCCCCCAACCTGCCTGAAGGGGAAGCTGTCGTTGCAGTCACCACAGCCGGACTTACTGACCAGTGA
- a CDS encoding TIM barrel protein, whose protein sequence is MPSETLFFGTAGVPRSAKASNSPAGIERVRELGLDCMELEFVQGVRMSEKGAGKVLETAGRENVALSVHAPYYINLNSPEEEKLKASMERIYQAARIGSLCGAESIVLHAAFYQKSSKQAAYENVSKALRELTEQLRGEKIPAVLRPETMGKRSQFGTLEEVLALSEEIEGVMPCLDFSHMHAREGKENSYPEFTTILSKVEDVLGKEGLANMHMHVSGIEYDKNGEKRHLPLKESDFNYPELLKAFKEFKVWGRVICESPILEEDALLLKKTYSKL, encoded by the coding sequence ATGCCATCTGAAACACTTTTTTTTGGGACTGCCGGAGTTCCCAGAAGCGCAAAAGCCAGCAATAGCCCTGCAGGAATCGAGCGGGTCAGGGAACTGGGGCTCGACTGCATGGAGCTCGAATTCGTGCAGGGGGTGCGCATGAGCGAGAAAGGGGCAGGAAAGGTTCTGGAAACGGCCGGGAGAGAAAACGTAGCCTTGAGCGTACATGCCCCTTACTACATCAACCTGAACTCTCCGGAAGAAGAGAAATTAAAAGCCAGCATGGAAAGGATTTACCAGGCTGCAAGGATAGGCAGCCTCTGCGGAGCAGAGTCGATCGTACTGCACGCAGCATTTTATCAGAAGAGCAGCAAGCAAGCCGCTTATGAGAATGTCTCAAAGGCCCTCCGAGAACTTACAGAACAGCTCAGGGGAGAAAAGATACCTGCAGTCCTCCGTCCTGAGACCATGGGCAAGCGTTCCCAGTTTGGAACCCTTGAAGAAGTGCTTGCCTTAAGCGAAGAAATCGAAGGGGTTATGCCCTGCCTGGACTTTTCCCACATGCACGCAAGAGAAGGGAAAGAAAACTCCTATCCCGAGTTTACGACAATCCTTTCAAAAGTAGAAGATGTTCTTGGAAAGGAAGGGCTTGCAAACATGCACATGCACGTCTCGGGAATAGAATATGACAAAAACGGGGAAAAGAGACATCTGCCTCTTAAAGAATCAGACTTTAATTATCCAGAACTTTTAAAAGCCTTTAAAGAATTCAAAGTATGGGGGCGAGTCATTTGCGAAAGCCCGATCCTGGAAGAAGATGCGCTTCTGTTAAAAAAAACTTATAGCAAACTTTAA
- the cbiQ gene encoding cobalt ECF transporter T component CbiQ, producing the protein MTNILDDYALMSPLRHRNNWLKMAIVLFGLLVGVSSTSPITPLFIALCMSFTTVAFGRAPLKLYLKLLLAPVGFALTGVVIIAFFSGSGQELLSFNLAGYSLSVRADGLELALLVLSRSLSGMCCLYFLSLTTPMIELFAVFKATRLPESLIELSMLIYRYIFVFLDMALSIKYAQTVRLGYSNFRRSLSSMSMLGSTLFIRSWEQGDKLFLAMNSRCYDGKMTLFEVHRPVRAIELLLTSAYFLSALALFYFTKNISII; encoded by the coding sequence ATGACCAATATCCTTGATGATTATGCCCTTATGAGCCCCTTAAGGCACCGAAATAACTGGTTGAAGATGGCAATCGTTCTCTTCGGGCTGCTTGTAGGAGTCTCATCCACATCCCCTATAACTCCTCTTTTCATAGCCCTTTGCATGAGCTTTACAACAGTTGCTTTTGGCAGGGCTCCCCTTAAATTATACCTGAAACTCCTGCTCGCCCCTGTAGGTTTTGCACTAACAGGTGTGGTTATTATTGCTTTTTTCTCCGGATCGGGGCAGGAACTTCTTTCCTTTAACCTTGCAGGTTATTCTCTCTCTGTAAGGGCAGATGGGCTTGAGCTTGCTCTACTGGTGCTTTCACGGTCCTTAAGCGGGATGTGCTGCCTTTACTTCCTTTCGCTTACAACTCCTATGATAGAACTCTTTGCCGTGTTCAAGGCTACCAGGCTTCCGGAATCCCTCATCGAGCTTTCCATGCTGATTTACCGGTACATTTTTGTTTTTCTGGACATGGCCCTTTCCATAAAGTATGCCCAGACTGTGAGGTTAGGCTATTCAAACTTCAGGCGTTCCCTCAGTTCAATGAGTATGCTTGGAAGTACACTTTTTATAAGATCCTGGGAACAGGGAGATAAGCTCTTTCTTGCTATGAATTCCAGGTGTTATGACGGAAAAATGACTCTCTTCGAAGTGCACAGGCCAGTAAGGGCAATAGAACTGCTGCTTACCTCTGCCTACTTCCTTTCAGCCCTTGCACTTTTTTATTTTACAAAAAACATATCCATTATTTGA